A window from Lachnoanaerobaculum umeaense encodes these proteins:
- the rsmD gene encoding 16S rRNA (guanine(966)-N(2))-methyltransferase RsmD codes for MRVISGTAGSLILKTPKGDSTRPTTDKIKETLFNIISNELYDATFLDLFAGSGGIGIEALSRGAKEAYFCDIDREAIECIRQNLIHTKLIDRATILKGSYEANLEKLKNLGKRFDIVFIDPPYQKGFEDKCLEILINSTLIDEHTLVIIEEDFKTDTTHLSKDWYIDKVKEYKSNKHIFIHKRG; via the coding sequence ATGAGAGTTATTTCAGGAACTGCCGGAAGTTTAATATTGAAGACACCAAAGGGAGACTCTACAAGACCAACTACAGACAAGATTAAAGAAACTTTATTCAATATAATTTCAAATGAATTGTATGATGCCACTTTCCTGGATTTATTTGCAGGAAGTGGCGGAATAGGTATAGAGGCTTTAAGTAGGGGTGCAAAAGAAGCTTACTTTTGTGATATTGATAGAGAAGCTATAGAATGCATAAGACAAAATCTTATACATACTAAGTTGATAGATAGAGCTACGATTCTAAAGGGAAGCTATGAAGCAAATTTGGAAAAGCTGAAGAATCTTGGTAAAAGATTCGATATTGTTTTTATTGATCCACCATATCAAAAGGGCTTTGAGGATAAATGTCTGGAGATTTTGATAAATTCCACATTGATTGATGAGCATACATTAGTTATAATTGAAGAAGATTTTAAGACTGATACAACACATTTATCAAAGGATTGGTATATAGATAAGGTCAAAGAGTATAAGTCTAATAAACACATTTTTATACATAAGCGAGGGTGA
- the coaD gene encoding pantetheine-phosphate adenylyltransferase codes for MAKAIYPGSFDPITNGHIDIIERSAKMFDKVIVGVLINYTKDPLFTPSERVDMIRGVIGHLPNVEVLEFDGLLVDFAKEQNCNILVRGLRVITDFEYELQLAQTNKIIAPNLETVFLSTNLKYSYLSSSIVKEIAVYNGDISHFVREEIREKIMERLTEKGLRRDHE; via the coding sequence ATGGCTAAAGCTATTTATCCGGGGAGTTTTGATCCTATTACTAACGGACACATTGATATTATTGAGAGATCTGCAAAAATGTTTGACAAGGTCATTGTGGGAGTTTTGATCAACTATACTAAAGATCCGCTTTTTACACCATCTGAGAGAGTAGATATGATAAGAGGGGTAATAGGACATTTACCAAATGTTGAGGTTTTAGAATTTGACGGACTATTGGTGGATTTTGCTAAAGAACAAAATTGTAATATTTTGGTCAGAGGGCTTAGAGTTATAACTGATTTTGAATATGAATTACAGTTAGCTCAGACAAATAAAATAATTGCACCTAATTTAGAGACTGTTTTTCTTAGTACAAACTTGAAGTATTCATATCTAAGTTCAAGTATTGTAAAAGAAATAGCGGTATATAATGGTGATATCAGTCATTTTGTAAGAGAAGAGATAAGAGAAAAGATTATGGAAAGACTGACTGAAAAAGGTTTGAGGAGAGACCATGAGTAG
- a CDS encoding RsmB/NOP family class I SAM-dependent RNA methyltransferase: MIQEKDLPIGYKTAMKDLLKEDYDAYIRSLDEKPYVGIRTNLLKLTPERLKEILDRDFISIPWVEEGFYFEEEKGVLTTSTLSEDDKIKSISKNPYYFAGLYYIQEPSAMTPAMMAGIKPGDKVLDLCAAPGGKSTQAASYLKGEGLLVSNDFSASRVKALQKNIEVSGIDNVLITNEDPKNLSKIYIEYFDKIIVDAPCSGEGMFRRDSAVFKAYLSRGPKFFTGLQVSILNEAAKMLKPGGTLVYSTCTYSKIEDEGSLLEFLEIHKEFYIDKIKADYGFEESRDLPGTIRLFPHKIKGEGHFVARLKKENRVVEENKEKPKKKKKSPKLAEELVEFLSKIKRDWDYERIFINKNYAYYLPKDALIDKSLHYIRTGLLLGEIKKNRFEPFQALAMNIKFEEWDNPLNLTATDERVIRYLKGETIEADDEYNGIRLVCVDGFSLGFVKQNKRSCKNKYYQGWRWM, translated from the coding sequence ATGATACAGGAAAAGGATTTACCAATAGGCTATAAAACTGCTATGAAAGATCTTCTAAAGGAAGATTATGATGCATATATCCGGTCTTTAGATGAAAAGCCATATGTGGGTATAAGAACAAATTTGCTGAAATTGACTCCGGAGAGACTTAAAGAAATTTTGGATAGAGATTTTATAAGTATACCATGGGTGGAGGAAGGTTTTTATTTTGAAGAAGAAAAGGGTGTACTGACAACATCAACATTAAGCGAAGATGATAAGATAAAAAGTATTTCTAAGAATCCATACTATTTTGCAGGACTTTATTATATACAGGAACCTTCGGCTATGACACCTGCAATGATGGCAGGAATAAAACCTGGAGATAAGGTTTTAGATCTTTGTGCTGCACCGGGAGGAAAATCCACACAGGCGGCATCATACCTAAAGGGTGAAGGTCTATTAGTTTCAAATGATTTTTCTGCATCCAGAGTAAAGGCATTACAAAAAAATATTGAGGTAAGTGGAATTGACAATGTTCTTATAACCAATGAAGACCCTAAGAATTTATCCAAGATATATATTGAGTATTTTGATAAAATAATAGTAGATGCCCCATGCTCAGGTGAAGGAATGTTTAGAAGAGATAGTGCAGTTTTTAAGGCGTATCTTAGCAGAGGACCAAAATTTTTCACCGGATTACAGGTCAGTATACTAAATGAGGCTGCAAAAATGTTAAAACCCGGTGGTACACTTGTTTATTCTACATGCACTTATTCTAAGATAGAGGATGAAGGAAGTTTATTGGAATTTTTAGAAATCCATAAAGAATTTTATATAGATAAAATAAAAGCTGATTATGGATTTGAAGAGTCAAGAGATCTGCCTGGTACAATAAGACTTTTTCCACATAAGATAAAAGGTGAGGGGCATTTTGTTGCAAGACTGAAAAAAGAAAACAGGGTTGTAGAGGAAAATAAAGAAAAACCAAAAAAGAAAAAAAAATCACCAAAACTGGCAGAGGAATTGGTAGAGTTTCTAAGTAAAATAAAACGAGATTGGGATTATGAAAGAATCTTTATAAATAAGAACTACGCATATTACCTTCCAAAAGATGCATTGATTGATAAAAGTCTGCACTATATAAGAACAGGACTACTTCTAGGAGAAATCAAAAAGAATAGATTTGAGCCATTTCAGGCACTTGCAATGAATATAAAGTTTGAAGAATGGGACAATCCACTTAATCTGACTGCCACAGATGAAAGAGTAATCAGATATCTAAAAGGTGAAACTATAGAGGCTGATGATGAGTACAATGGTATCAGACTTGTATGTGTGGATGGCTTTTCGCTTGGCTTTGTAAAACAAAATAAAAGAAGTTGCAAAAATAAATATTATCAAGGCTGGAGATGGATGTAA